The Catenulispora sp. MAP5-51 genome window below encodes:
- a CDS encoding DUF6009 family protein encodes MVDVRTVRSLVYLIWQEKWGLAKVGIGDIDTGRVEDHQDYGFIAAGQVLFGTRDQAEALEDAVLTSWRNRGLEPVLAGDADYERWKSTVGGATETVSLDQAGSLVALWDGIVTLAEAHGDWITVQRFNNGSPPSTLCCPPAIFRNPRDLDSEELRHESQIMWLEPPEKHEYVRQRLYDSAHRKGHPADLFGMSRSREIRLVGYAELVRGAPSTSPTGPQRFRRRAFYVTSRDRSSRPDGAYRMACPIEAVDPLTVAERVSGRLTDRAWGGPIPPPVRIDMPCPWRHRYSDDPLDRPCQGNKEEDPDWWTRWHSTW; translated from the coding sequence GTGGTCGATGTCCGGACCGTGAGGTCGCTGGTCTATCTGATCTGGCAAGAGAAGTGGGGTTTAGCTAAGGTCGGCATTGGTGACATCGACACCGGTCGTGTTGAGGACCATCAGGACTATGGCTTCATTGCAGCTGGCCAGGTTCTATTCGGCACCCGTGATCAGGCCGAGGCGCTCGAAGACGCGGTACTCACCTCCTGGCGCAACAGGGGTCTGGAACCAGTTCTCGCCGGTGACGCTGACTACGAGCGCTGGAAGTCGACGGTGGGCGGGGCCACGGAGACCGTCTCCCTGGACCAGGCGGGAAGTCTAGTTGCACTGTGGGACGGGATAGTCACCCTGGCCGAGGCGCACGGAGACTGGATCACGGTCCAGCGGTTCAACAACGGTTCGCCGCCGAGCACCCTGTGTTGTCCACCTGCTATTTTCCGCAACCCCCGCGACCTCGATTCCGAAGAGCTGCGTCACGAGTCCCAGATTATGTGGCTGGAACCTCCGGAGAAACACGAATACGTCCGTCAGAGGCTATACGACTCGGCGCACCGGAAGGGCCATCCCGCCGACCTGTTCGGAATGTCGAGGAGTCGCGAGATACGTCTGGTGGGCTATGCCGAGCTTGTGCGCGGGGCTCCCTCCACCAGCCCGACGGGACCCCAACGGTTCCGGCGCAGAGCCTTCTATGTCACTTCGCGCGACCGCAGCAGCAGGCCCGATGGCGCCTATCGCATGGCATGCCCGATCGAGGCGGTCGATCCGCTCACCGTCGCTGAGCGAGTCAGCGGCCGGTTGACTGACCGCGCGTGGGGAGGACCCATCCCGCCGCCGGTGAGGATTGACATGCCGTGCCCGTGGCGGCATCGATACAGCGATGACCCACTCGACCGGCCCTGCCAAGGCAACAAAGAAGAGGATCCAGACTGGTGGACGAGGTGGCATAGCACTTGGTGA